The Toxoplasma gondii ME49 chromosome XII, whole genome shotgun sequence genome includes a region encoding these proteins:
- a CDS encoding hypothetical protein (encoded by transcript TGME49_277920~Predicted trans-membrane domain (TMHMM2.0):11-34), whose product MILRRSRGNGKAKLRNTILAGFLPSSSTVTFSLFRRPPKMMFPGMLREAPKEPLSPKWRLVLRVVGFVGVCVLIAKCADLADMPENNRLA is encoded by the exons ATGATTCTGCGCAGAAGTCGGGGAAATGGAAAAGCCAAGCTACGCAACACGATATTG GCTGGTTTTCTTCCGAGCAGCTCCACTGTGACGTTCAGCCTTTTTCGACGTCCTCCAAAGATGATGTTCCCTGGCATGCTTCGCGAGGCCCCGAAggagcctctgtctcccaaGTGGAGGCTCGTTCTGCGAGTCGTCGGGTTTGTCGGGGTTTGTGTGTTAATTGCTAAATGCGCGGACCTAGCCGACATGCCCGAGAACAACCGGCTTGCGTAA
- a CDS encoding thrombospondin type 1 domain-containing protein (encoded by transcript TGME49_277910~Predicted trans-membrane domain (TMHMM2.0):900-923), translated as MMPATRRSASLLVSARGSAARFPASSVSFLHKGAAGVSRRFSASLSPFSCSAFVSPSCPMASSSPFSPPHFSSLVSSPSSPSAGFPRSASSSASSAPPCSSAGVSKVSCLKLSCGERQQEGEPSLPRSAEERKATNRRELECLRALQSAVAEREAEADGGWTTWRGVSQRTWKQKRSALLSSRVTAAMSLEEEDSTSGPRGDEEERERRSGVCGERGQNGGEKLGRVQGVSTGDSESRTRCRRGLHFSPQTNRFFVVLLSCLLFFLVGEGQEVCPPSLQRMESSTDFFFFKIASAEAHTANPGDSSKSRRRSPRSSRFTSKASSDSSSSSRSSADSSSSSRSSADSSSSSSPLSPASSASPVSPSHHAASSSSHPSSSSSSSLSSSPDSSPEEVNGLRGRARVWTRRGGLSSRLREFLSDASALRSQESAADAVEEARARVRLLSRFARSRRQTLEALGGKLRRSEWRRKRTGMMASEARESHRGRDLNTLADREKKALKSALLAAQLSRRRMQSIQSERSLYSLVRPLLDESDAAGVYTANECVAVRYADYPKEFPGYDISTESCRCPDGWLPCAESDAVARMSAWEPVIWEENADEGCTSERGEVMLEHMNFYSCPQRTFVEYTGPRDATIRDKQCKRVAFVLCRAATSSCITGPWSEWTSCSVPCGEGYQYRWRIPVTGASSSTDKGAVTQRSSREACAPYHMEERRKCNLGACPEKITKTTCFWTTVQVDRAEGAFDEDQGSCKCGTGDDAIDREEGAMVPCTPEEAVASMDNWKSHFRQHCYTSLGLRRRSNLALRFHSYGHVVRLGLRDLWHLDCTGGWSKFNIFEAKMFCGVGAKILCRSRTDSAQVPFSMEQHNAESDAVTRISMLLKRQRRVEEASPQAFAEESLLLSEGGVSHLWISLFAGAVAAVVFLVCLTKRAAVGTFLRSRVSTATAGGETVSAKGSTRGSRNAGRRVFSAQAVREAVEERVHAFVAFARSQTTAVILATEKWMETAAEREVTQEMQGVSTASLRLLERDCKEREERDSARKSCPQEAKGLLEGEEDVPALLVFPALKTATDRVVRVARSTLSLETRSFSGAQRSAQRLWGKVRSIFLARGKEKRDEDLFSGEEGERGRIQRGGPAAFVSSLACQKVERRRARRGRREGDSGEGGDCGEARKANSGVAGRLDSLTEMDRDDSFVLSAVEEKLLFPRGKRNTQEKLARINKAARTAAVSAVTPESFGSM; from the exons atgATGCCGGCGACTCGCAgaagcgcctctctcctggtCTCCGCCAGAGGTTCAGCTGCCCGCTTCCCAGCGtccagcgtctccttcctgcacAAGGGTGCCGCTGGTGTGTCTCGTcggttttctgcttctctctctcctttctcgtgttctgctttcgtttctccctcctgcccgatggcttcttcttctcccttttcgcctcctcatttttcttctcttgtttcctctccgtcttctccttctgccgGCTTCCCGCGCTCTGCTTCatcctctgcctcctctgctccCCCATGTTCTTCGGCGGGTGTGTCCAAGGTCAGCTGCTTGAAGTTGAGCTGCGGCGAGCGCCAGCAAGAGGGAGAGCCCAGTCTTCCTCGTTCagctgaagagaggaaggctaCGAACCGTCGAGAACTGGAGTGCTTGCGCGCTCTCCAGAGCGCCGTAGCtgagagggaagcagaagccgaTGGAGGCTGGACGACTTGGAGGGGAGTCTCGCAAAGAAcgtggaagcagaagagatcGGCATTGCTTTCTTCGCGCGTTACGGCGGCGATGAgcttggaagaagaggactcGACCAGTGGaccgcgaggagacgaggaagagagagaaaggcgcagtggtgtgtgtggagagagagggcagaatGGCGGGGAGAAACTTGGCAGAGTGCAGGGCGTTTCCACGGGCGACAGTGAGAGTCGAACGAGGTGTCGCAGAGGCCTTCATTTTTCTCCTCAAACGAACAGATTCTTCGTCGTGCTcctttcgtgtcttctctttttcttggtGGGAGAAGGTCAGGAGGTATGCCCTCCTTCGCTCCAACGCATGGAGAGCAGTACagatttcttctttttcaagaTCGCTTCTGCTGAAGCCCACACTGCGAATCCCGGTGACTCCTCGAAGTCTCGTCGTCGCTCGCCCCGCAGTTCTCGTTTTACCTCGAAGGCGTCTTCTgattcctcttcctcttctcgctcttctgcggattcctcttcctcttctcgctcttctgcggattcctcttcctcctcctctcctctttcgccgGCGTCGAGTgcctctcctgtttctccgtctcATCACgcggcttcctcttcctctcacccttcttcctcgtcctcgtcttcgctctcttcttctccggatTCTTCGCCTGAGGAAGTGAATGGACTGCGCGGTCGGGCGCGTGTGTGGACTCGCCGCGGAGGCTTGTCGTCTCGATTGCGAGAGTTTCTGTCGGATGCGTCGGCGCTTCGCAGTCAAGAGTCGGCCGCCGACGCCGTTGAAGAAGCTCGCGCGCGGGTGCGTCTGCTCAGCCGGTTCGCTCGGAGTCGACGGCAGACGCTGGAGGCTCTGGGGGGGAAGTTGCGACGGAGCGAgtggcgaagaaagaggactGGGATGATGGCGTCCGAGGCGCGAGAGTCTCACAGAGGTCGCGACCTGAACACGCTGGCCGatcgcgagaagaaagcgttGAAGTCTGCCCTCCTCGCGGCGCAGCTCAGCAgacgccgcatgcagagcattCAGTCGGAGCGGAGTCTGTACAGCCTGGTCCGGCCGTTGCTCGACGAGTCCGACGCCGCGGGTGTGTATACGGCCAACGAGTGCGTAGCGGTGAGGTACGCAGACTATCCGAAGGAGTTCCCCGGCTACGACATCTCCACGGAAAGCTGCAGGTGCCCGGACGGCTGGCTGCCGTGCGCCGAATCCGACGCGGTGGCGCGCATGTCGGCATGGGAGCCTGTGATTTGGGAAGAGAATGCAGACGAAGGCTGCACGTCCGAGCGCGGGGAAGTCATGCTGGAGCACATGAACTTCTACTCCTGTCCGCAGAGGACGTTCGTCGAGTACACCGGCCCAAGAGACGCGACAATTCGAGATAAACAGTGCAAACGCGTCGCATTCGTCCTCTGCAGAGCCGCCACATCCAGCTGTATCACAGGGCCTTG GTCAGAGTGGACCAGTTGTTCGGTGCCGTGTGGAGAAGGATATCAGTATCGATGGAGAATTCCCGTTACGGGTGCGTCATCGTCGACGGATAAAGGCGCAGTCACTCAAAGATCTTCCAGAGAAGCATGCGCGCCGTACCACAtggaggaaagacgaaagtgCAATTTAGGCGCCTGTCCAGAGAAGATCACAAAAACTACGTGTTTTTGGACAACCGTGCAGGTCGACAG AGCAGAAGGCGCATTTGACGAAGACCAGGGCAGCTGCAAGTGCGGCACCGGAGACGACGCAATCGATCGCGAGGAAGGAGCGATGGTTCCCTGTACACCCGAGGAAGCCGTTGCCTCCATGGACAATTGGAAAAGTCACTTTCGTCAGCACTGCTACACTTCCCTCGGTttgaggaggagaagcaaccTC gctcttcgcttccactCTTACGGGCATGTTGTGAGGCTAGGACTTCGGGATTTGTGGCATCTGGACTGCACTGGCGGGTGGAGCAAATTCAACATCTTCGAGGCGAAAATGTTCTGCGGAGTAGGAGCCAAGATTCTGTGTCGCTCGAGAACTGACTCCGCACAAGTGCCATTCTCAATGGAGCAACacaacgcagagagcgacgctgTGACCA GAATTTCCATGCTTTTGAAACGACAGCGTCGAGTAGAGGAGGCGTCGCCCCAGGCCTTCGCAGAGGAatctctcctcctttctgaAGGCGGTGTTTCGCACTTATGGATTTCTTTGTTTGCGGGGGCAGTGGCGGCCGTGgtgtttctcgtctgtctgaCGAAGCGCGCTGCGGTGGGAACCTTCCTGCGTTCGAGAGTCTCGACAGCGACggcgggaggagagacagtctCGGCAAAGGGATCGACGCGTGGATCGAGGAACGCCGGgcgccgcgtcttctccgcccAAGCAGTGCGCGAAGCGGTGGAAgagcgcgtgcatgcgtttgtggCTTTCGCGAGGAGCCAGACGACCGCAGTGATCCTGGCAACTGAAAAGTGGATGGAAacagctgcagaaagagaggtgACTCAGGAGATGCAAGGTGTGTCTACTGCGTCTTTGCGgctgctggagagagactgtaaggagcgagaggagcgagacAGCGCGCGGAAGTCCTGTCCCCAAGAGGCGAAAGGCCTCttggagggagaagaggacgtaccggctcttctcgttttccctgctctgaagacagcgacggaTCGCGTTGTTCGTGTCGCGCGTTCGACTCTCAGTCTCGAGACTCGCAGCTTTTCTGGAGCTCAAAGAAGCGCTCAGAGACTGTGGGGAAAGGTCCGGTCGATCTTTCTCGCGcgcggaaaggagaagagagatgaagaTTTGTTctccggagaagaaggcgaaagagggcGCATTCAGCGCGGGGGTCCTGCCGCATTCGTCTCTTCGTTGGCTTGTCAAAAagtcgagaggagacgcgcgaggcggggacgcagagagggagacagcggggAAGGTGGAGATTgtggagaagcgcgaaagGCGAATTCGGGAGTTGCCGGCAGACTCGACTCACTCACTGAGATGGACAGAGACGACTCTTTCGTCTTGTCGGCAGTGGAGGAAAAACTGCTCTTCCCGAGAGGCAAAAGAAACACTCAAGAGAAACTCGCGAGGATCAACAAGGCGGCCCGGACAGCCGCCGTCAGTGCCGTGACACCCGAATCCTTTGGGTCCATGTAA
- a CDS encoding hypothetical protein (encoded by transcript TGME49_277930) — MEGNSQHGGTDHRRVSGGAVSFIFAVVSTFSSGRPRELSVCPVNPNLVAHWSSKTLQFVQVFATGDKNEAVCHMVDAIGKEANCFIVSFAWFSLSLKKSEKDMRCCCAASRTGLGFVFHLAEEKGVTTPKLLWTFRTSSTVTSLLFSEPYLVTCHEDLSVLFSKCNSEFTLPFDDSQYRTAPETPFSEVAEDSCPSLRVLRVVTAERRKRLLLLADEVLLESSLPCVSEDSASVVPKRSSQSEVSRKTSSKSAQPEGRGGEIAQLANIRLQTKLLGLCSHDPLVGVVVRDVPGKASAPGVEDFEVTTATSTGLIRTCSLHLPSFWENKESLRQSTCLLKSQIFLPTRLSCICTAEHAALGSAILAGSEGGVVRCLNLANSELVKEIKVAEEPIRGLAVCPEVVENHEGSSLLLLGALISEDTLAFLRVTCEGSSLSSSTFRDLVVLGTLAVPKALGLHMQVAAGCTCWSDANRGRPRRNRLSLHAEADEMRVMLRKDVAWIQHPEASLSASTRWLLACGNILRLEEPPLNVLFFVAAPSRSSLPRNEDLSDTCLLRAAKLDVCPACLCVVAKGIYVGTALGEIVCFDFVQLWNDTTRPTDLDALIRSPPASPLCCIAVASSLLRSLASPSVSSASLPPPAVAPLAADTCLLLATSAHSRVHAVSVPRLPQREIDSGGDESSVANSVAKDAATSTEKAPPSKTEGRTRKNLLCRVLWTRDLCGDAGGTDISVTSAVAFPLQDDVRFLVATIAGRDGLLIWKSSLSGQESKSDRSSSAAQTPCGLACEVHRTPPIAWVQPSPSLLETRAARKYLGCGDASMELWKPDPAVEAHMTSKETSHENVQDSQESREAVAAEMRKIREALAVLVAENETRASAESLPREAFCLDEEEREKIAGDAAREKQRLWQEHQLHALAFEALRDRLIEKFWKQLKRHGRVLASLADGNPELVRDFSVSHVPVEQAKIDKKVCFLRKLEKREKAWLRKVEVADKSLLQMKVEEPLLLTPWLDRMQEEYISHAWVERDSQAPYSASGATTATEGALEQTGGLFSEDDPRFQHVKELRSLLYPPLQVLSMSRRRLQSCLLNQVASALRDAFNQMFDAVAMDKKRTVEQINQRAKLASAIAAELKCAQKVAAYTSPACEDPEALLKVTEEDVLSELGFVPSWLSSGENNEEGKEEDSNACIDEASARALQQMMDGQLNSKKDMNVLEIKLEKEAWMDEVKPEDMTETQKKKVAEFERQTTQLAALQEAYRKKQEGNLLRVKEEIRDLRQKFQDKFKRLQDQRRQVETEISKEELYSIRHCVWVNSSIDRANSLDDLLRELSDCSRQTKRTTEEVAKVRERCEQLETQHRNAQQTEKEIVASLKACLHHAQLPPETYNALMAIFRQKRKQSQNRRSTSMSSSSERRNDALQEDESCRGGARRSPDIPEDTAVPEGVDETFLRKVLQARQDKREAESRLSAISASLEKSRRYLSCLQQRQQQEASLEASFVERISEARRELEMMEMDVKLLIEIKQGRVEVSSPAPVNMYEDACIVHKEAIERCNEAILAIGKQKLDILEMIKEFRRKIVMVEWEKQVLDAEARELEEKTKDVHMLRVTKEIQKYLAADADKKERRSQAGVGKEATPKVPAESTVTENSGKVSGQLHTNAEQEGEIRRNSQLDVLDKKIRELRQDIKKKTCENAALEKLASDLQQDVAYGQKIKQLREKPLGLLLRTSSLIAGNNKKTSLQYVRRLQHAARRHTDEIDELREELNRLRARTIPMFESAV; from the exons ATGGAGGGGAACTCGCAGCACGGTGGCACTGACCATCGTAGGGTCTCCGGAGGCGCTGTTTCTTTCATTTTCGCCGTGGTTTCAACTTTTTCTTCAGGTAGACCCCGCGAGCTCTCGGTATGTCCTGTTAATCCGAACCTCGTCGCCCACTGGTCCTCCAAAACTCTGCAATTTGTGCAAGTTTTTGCGACCGGGGATAAGAATGAGGCAGTCTGCCACATGGTCGACGCCAttggaaaagaagcgaatTGCTTCAttgtttctttcgcttggttttccttgtctctgaagaaaagcgaaaaggacatgcgctgctgctgcgccgcATCGCGGACGGGTCTCGGCTTCGTGTTTCACCTGgccgaggagaaaggcgtcACGACGCCGAAGCTTTTGTGGACATTCCGGACTTCTTCCACGGTCACGAGTTTGCTGTTTTCTGAGCCCTACCTCGTCACTTGTCACGAAgatctctctgttctcttctccaagTGCAACTCGGAGTTCACTCTTCCTTTCGACGACAGCCAGTACCGCACCGCTCCCGAAACACCT TTTTCAGAAGTCGCAGAGGACAGCTGTCCATCACTTCGCGTCCTCAGGGTCGTGACAGCTGAGCGCAGgaagcgtcttcttctcctcgccgaTGAGGTTTTACTGGAATCGTCTCTCCCGTGTGTTTCTGAAGATTCGGCGTCG GTTGTTCCAAAGAGATCCTCTCAGAGCGAGGTGTCCCGAAAAACTTCCTCAAAAAGTGCACAGCCCGaggggagaggcggagaaatCGCACAACTCGC CAACATCCGTCTGCAGACGAAGCTCCTTGGACTTTGCTCTCACGATCCTCTCGTTGGCGTCGTCGTCCGCGACGTCCCAGGAAAAGCATCTGCGCCAGGTGTTGAAGACTTCGAGGTCACGACAGCGACAAGCACAGGACTGATAAG GACTTGCTCACTGCACCTCCCGTCTTTCTGGGAGAACAAGGAATCCCTTCGACAGTCGACTTGCCTCCTGAAGTCACAGATTTTTCTGCCGACGCGACTGAGCTGTATTTGCACCGCAGAGCACGCAGCGCTAGGCTCCGCGATTCTCGCAGGAAGTGAAGGAGGCGTTGTTCGGTGTCTGAACTTGGCAAACTCTGAACTCGTCAAGGAAATCAA AGTCGCGGAGGAACCCATTCGAGGCCTCGCGGTCTGTCCAGAAGTCGTCGAAAACCACGAAggttcttcgcttcttcttctgggagCCTTGATTAGCGAAGAcactctcgcgtttcttcgggTGACATGCGAAGGTTCTAGCTTATCTTCTTCCACCTTCCGAGATCTCGTAGTCCTCGGCACCTTGGCAGTCCCCAAAGCTCTCGGCCTTCATATGCAGGTAGCGGCAGGCTGTACATGTTGGtct GATGCGAATCGTGGACGGCCTCGCAGAAACCGTTTGTCACTTCATGCAGAAGCCGATGAAATGCGAGTTATGCTGAGAAAAGACGTGGCGTGGATTCAACACCCcgaggcttctctctctgcctccacaCGCTGGCTCCTCGCCTGTGGGAACATTCTACGTCTGGAAGAACCGCCTCTCAatgtccttttcttcgttgctgctccctctcgctcctccctTCCTCGAAACGAAGATCTGTCCGACACT TGTCTGCTCCGCGCTGCTAAACTCGACGTCTGCCCcgcctgcctctgcgtcgtcgccAAAGGCATCTACGTCGGGACTGCGCTGGGCGAGATCGTTTGCTTCGACTTTGTCCAGCTCTGGAACGACACAACTCGCCCCACAGATCTCGACGCCTTGATTCGTAGTCCTCcggcctctcctctctgctgcatcgCAGTGGCTTCTAGTCTCCTTCGGAGCCTTGCgtctccatctgtctcttctgcttctcttccacctcCCGCTGTGGCTCCTCTAGCCGCAGACACCTGCCTCCTTCTGGCGACATCGGCGCACAgtcgtgtgcatgcagtcagCGTGCCTCGGCTTCCGCAGCGTGAGATCGATTCCGGAGGAGACGAGTCTTCGGTGGCGAACAGCGTTGCTAAAGACGCGGCGACATCCACAGAAAAGGCGCCTCCATCAAAAACAGAAGGTCGCACGCGAAAGAaccttctctgtcgagttCTCTGGACTCGAGATCTCTGCGGAGACGCCGGGGGCACAGACATCTCAGTGACCTCCGCTGTCGCGTTTCCACTGCAGGACGATGTCCGTTTCCTCGTGGCGACGATCGCCGGACGCGACGGCCTTCTCATCTGGAAGAGTAGCCTGTCGGGGCAAGAAAGCAAATCTGACAGATCGAGTTCTGCTGCTCAGACACCCTGTGGTCTCGCCTGTGAGGTTCACCGAACACCGCCCATCGCTTG GGTGCaaccttctccctctctgctaGAGACGAGAGCCGCGAGAAAATACCTCGGCTGTGGCGATGCCTCCATGGAACTCTGGAAACCGGATCCCGCAGTCGAGGCTCACATGACGTCGAAAGAGACGAGTCACGAAAATGTCCAAGACAGtcaggaaagcagagaagcggtTGCAGCCGAGATGCGAAAGATTCGAGAGGCTCTGGCCGTCCTCGTGGCGGAGAACGAG ACGCGCGCGAGCGCGGAGTCGCTCCCGCGAGAGGCGTTCTGcctcgacgaggaagagcgagagaaaattGCTGGCGACGCtgcgagggagaaacagcgTTTGTGGCAGGAGCaccagctgcatgcattggCGTTCGAGGCTCTCAGAGACCGTTTGATCGAGAAATTCTGGAAACAGCTAAAACGTCATGGAAGAGTACTCGCGTCACTCGCAGACGGAAATCCCGAGCTTGTCAGAGATTTCTCAGTGTCGCATGTCCCAGTCGAGCAAGCGAAAATCGATAAAAAAGTCTGCTTTCTCCG AAAgctggagaaacgcgagaaagcgTGGTTGAGAAAGGTGGAGGTCGCAGACAAATCTCTGTTGCAGATGAAAGTGGAGGAACCGCTTCTTTTGACGCCCTGGCTCGATCGCATGCAAGAAGAATATATATCCCATGCCTGGGTCGAGCGCGACAGCC AGGCGCCCTATTCTGCAAGCGGAGCGACGACTGCGACCGAAGGAGCTCTCGAACAGACAGGCGGTCTTTTTTCAGAAGATGATCCTCGTTTTCAGCATGTGAAAGAATTGAGATCTTTGCTCTACCCCCCTCTACAGGTTCTTTCTATGTCCAGGCGTCGCTTGCAGAGCTGTCTCTTAAACCAAGTAGCTTCTGCA CTGCGCGACGCCTTCAACCAGATGTTCGACGCAGTCGCGATGGACAAGAAACGAACTGTTGAGCAGATCAACCAAAGAGCGAAGCTCGCTTCTGCCATTGCGGCAGAATTAAAGTGCGCACAGAAAGTCGCCGCATACACGTCTCCTGCATGCGAAGATCCAGAGGCTCTCCTCAAG GTTACGGAGGAGGATGTTCTTTCTGAATTAGGTTTTGTGCCTTCCTGGTTGTCATCTGGAGAAAacaacgaggaaggaaaagaagaagattcAAATGCGTGCATCGATGAGGCGTCAGCCCGTGCTCTTCAACAGATGATGGATGGTCAATTAAACAGCAAAAAGGACATGAATGTTTTAGAAATAAAACTTGAAAA AGAGGCGTGGATGGACGAAGTTAAGCCAGAAGACATGACGGAGactcagaagaagaaggtcgcTGAGTTCGAAAGGCAGACGACACAGCTTGCGGCTCTTCAAGAGGCGTaccggaagaagcaggagggAAATCTTCTCCGCGTTAA AGAAGAAATCCGAGACCTGAGGCAGAAGTTCCAGGATAAATTCAAACGCCTTCAAGACCAGCG ACGacaagtggagacagagatctCGAAGGAAGAACTGTACAGCATTCGCCATTGCGTTTGGGTGAACTCGAGCATAGACCGAGCTAACTCTCTGGACGACCTCCTACGAGAACTGAGCGACTGCTCGCGGCAAACCAAAAGAACCACCGAAGAGGTCGCAAAAgttcgagagagatgcgaaCAGCTTGAAACTCAACATCGCAATGCTCAACAGACCGAGAAGGAGatcgtcgcctctctgaaAGCGTGTCTACATCATGCACAGCTTCCTCCAGAAACGTACAATGCCCTTATGGCGATCTTTAGACAAAA GCGAAAACAATCGCAAAACCGTCGGTCAACGTcgatgtcttcttcctctgaaCGTCGAAACGACGCCCTACAGGAAGACGAATCTTGTCGTGGAGGAGCGCGACGGTCTCCTGATATTCCAGAGGACACTGCG GTTCCCGAAGGAGTTGATGAAACTTTCCTCCGGAAGGTTCTGCAAGCACGACAAGACAAGCGTGAGGCGGAAAGTCGCCTCTCGGCGATTTCGGCCTCTCTGGAAAAAAGCAGGCGCTACCTGAGCTGCCTGCAACAG agacagcagcaggAAGCATCCCTGGAAGCCTCTTTCGTTGAGAGAATTtcagaggcgaggcgagagtTGGAGATGATGGAGATGGACGTTAAACTTCTCATCGAAATCAAGCAGGGACGCGTTGAAGTCTCTTCACCGGCACCGGTCAACATGTACGAGGATGCATGCATCGTTCACAAAGAGGCAATTGAACGGTGTAACGAGGCGATTCTGGCGATTGGGAAGCAGAAACTCGACATTCTTGAAATGATCAAG GAGTTCCGCAGGAAGATTGTCATGGTCGAATGGGAGAAACAAGTCCTCGATGCAGAGGCAAGAGAGctagaagaaaaaacgaaggacgTCCACATGCTCCGTGTCACGAAGGAAATCCAGAAATATCTGGCGGCAGATG ccgacaagaaagagagacgttCGCAAGCGGGCGTCGGGAAAGAAGCAACGCCGAAAGTCCCTGCAGAGTCGACGGTGACGGAAAACTCCGGAAAAGTCTCTGGACAGCTCCACACAAATGCTgagcaagaaggagagattCGACGAAACTCTCAGCTCGATGTCCTGGACAAGAAAATTCGCGAATTGCGGCAAGACATAAAGAAGAAG ACGTGTGAGAATGCTGCGCTCGAGAAGCTCGCGAGCGATCTCCAGCAGGATGTTGCCTACGGTCAAAAAATAAAGCAGTTACGAGAAAAGCCTCTTGGTCTGCTTCTCAGAACGAGTAGTCTTATTGCAG GGAATAATAAAAAAACCAGTCTTCAGTACGTGCGTCGCCTTCAGCACGCAGCCAGGCGCCATACAGACGAGATCGACGAGCTTAGAGAAGAATTAAACAGACTTCGGGCGCGAACGATTCCGATGTTTGAATCTGCGGTGTGA